One region of Arthrobacter sp. StoSoilB22 genomic DNA includes:
- a CDS encoding nucleotidyl transferase AbiEii/AbiGii toxin family protein produces MTRLPSCPPTAKARNIRHGRRSTRSNRNSPSVLAADGFILAGGQALAEHGVTSRMSDDIDLFAQYRSHTPETFAASVDKITDTLAGAGYLVEVTRQYQEFASLTVTKAETTVVIDLGHRTLDPTEFTKYGLPQAELPQLDQTLTGFAENISQHPRSGSPAEPVDLIGPAPLTGKTQTTRCLALVDDEQVADLTFKYPADGCQGGETDSPSPVIF; encoded by the coding sequence ATGACGCGTTTGCCCAGCTGCCCACCCACCGCGAAAGCAAGGAACATCCGGCATGGACGACGCTCAACGCGCAGCAACAGAAATAGCCCTTCCGTTCTCGCCGCTGACGGGTTCATCCTCGCCGGCGGTCAGGCACTTGCCGAACACGGTGTCACCAGCCGGATGTCCGATGACATTGATCTCTTTGCCCAATACCGCAGCCACACCCCGGAGACCTTCGCAGCCTCCGTGGACAAGATCACGGATACGCTAGCTGGGGCCGGGTACCTGGTGGAGGTCACTCGCCAATACCAAGAGTTCGCCAGCCTGACCGTGACCAAGGCTGAAACGACCGTCGTGATTGATCTTGGCCACCGCACCCTCGACCCCACGGAGTTCACCAAGTACGGGCTGCCCCAAGCTGAGCTCCCACAGCTGGACCAAACCCTCACCGGCTTCGCAGAGAACATAAGCCAACACCCCCGGTCGGGATCACCAGCAGAACCCGTGGACCTCATAGGACCAGCGCCCCTGACAGGAAAGACACAAACCACTCGTTGCCTGGCCCTAGTCGATGACGAGCAGGTCGCCGACCTCACATTCAAGTACCCGGCAGATGGCTGCCAAGGTGGAGAAACGGATAGCCCTAGCCCTGTCATTTTTTAG
- a CDS encoding helix-turn-helix transcriptional regulator: MAPAKQADEDMIHCRLDELLEQRGMTLTDLSREVGVTLANLSVLKNDRARAIRFSTLAAICRVLECEVGDLLVID; the protein is encoded by the coding sequence ATGGCTCCGGCTAAACAAGCCGACGAGGACATGATTCATTGCCGGCTCGATGAGCTTCTGGAGCAGCGGGGTATGACGTTGACAGACTTGAGCCGGGAGGTAGGGGTTACTCTCGCAAATCTCTCCGTCCTAAAAAATGACAGGGCTAGGGCTATCCGTTTCTCCACCTTGGCAGCCATCTGCCGGGTACTTGAATGTGAGGTCGGCGACCTGCTCGTCATCGACTAG